A genomic region of Immundisolibacter sp. contains the following coding sequences:
- a CDS encoding HIRAN domain-containing protein, translating into MSRPDNPTLHLPLAGFQYHRAEGVWPFLHPGADLRLHRERWNRHDPQAVAVYYRQEKLGYLPRPDNAAVARWLDQDRRLRAVIASLSEGDQPWARVSLRLELEQGPPGRSR; encoded by the coding sequence ATGTCCCGGCCCGATAATCCGACGCTGCATCTGCCGCTGGCAGGCTTCCAGTACCACCGGGCCGAGGGTGTGTGGCCGTTTCTGCACCCGGGAGCCGACCTGCGTTTGCACCGCGAGCGCTGGAACCGACACGACCCCCAGGCGGTGGCGGTCTACTACCGGCAGGAAAAGCTCGGTTACCTGCCGCGCCCCGATAATGCAGCAGTGGCGCGCTGGTTGGACCAGGACCGCCGACTGCGCGCCGTGATCGCCAGCCTCAGTGAGGGCGACCAGCCATGGGCTCGGGTTAGCCTGCGTCTGGAGTTGGAACAAGGTCCGCCCGGGAGAAGCCGTTAG
- the galE gene encoding UDP-glucose 4-epimerase GalE, giving the protein MRLLVTGGAGYIGSHVTRQLVEAGHAVTVLDNLSSGYRWATLGAPLVQADVADVARLDQVLGEGRFDAVLHFAAHIVVPESVADPLKYYANNTRNTLGLLQALTRHGVRRLVFSSTAAVYGNPDLIPVPETAPLLPINPYGASKLMSERMISDLAATGTLQHVTLRYFNVAGAEPGGRLGQATPLATHLIKVACELACGKRAEIGVFGTDYPTPDGTCVRDYIHVEDLARAHVLALDHLATGGDSLTLNCGYGHGYSVREVLAAVQRQIGRPLAVHDTDRRPGDPAALVAGSQRIRAALGWQPQHDDLDFIVATALAWERKPLPTA; this is encoded by the coding sequence ATGCGTTTGCTCGTTACTGGTGGCGCCGGTTACATCGGCAGCCACGTCACCCGACAGCTGGTCGAGGCCGGCCACGCGGTCACCGTACTGGACAACCTCAGTAGCGGCTATCGCTGGGCGACCCTGGGTGCGCCGCTGGTTCAGGCCGATGTTGCCGATGTTGCCCGGCTGGACCAGGTGCTGGGCGAGGGTCGTTTCGATGCGGTGCTGCATTTCGCCGCGCACATCGTGGTACCCGAGTCGGTGGCCGACCCGCTCAAGTACTACGCCAACAACACACGCAACACGCTTGGTCTGCTGCAGGCGCTGACGCGCCATGGCGTGCGGCGGCTGGTGTTTTCCTCGACTGCCGCGGTATACGGCAACCCGGACCTGATTCCCGTGCCTGAAACCGCGCCGCTGTTGCCGATCAATCCGTACGGCGCATCCAAGCTGATGAGCGAGCGGATGATCAGCGACCTCGCCGCCACCGGTACCCTGCAGCATGTGACCTTGCGCTATTTCAACGTCGCTGGCGCCGAGCCGGGTGGCCGCCTGGGGCAGGCAACGCCGCTGGCAACGCATCTGATCAAGGTGGCGTGCGAACTGGCTTGCGGCAAGCGTGCCGAGATCGGCGTCTTTGGCACCGACTACCCGACCCCGGACGGCACCTGCGTGCGCGACTACATCCATGTCGAGGACCTGGCGCGAGCCCATGTGTTGGCGTTGGACCACCTGGCCACAGGCGGCGACTCGCTGACCCTGAATTGTGGCTATGGCCATGGCTATAGCGTGCGTGAGGTGCTGGCGGCGGTACAGCGGCAGATCGGCCGGCCACTGGCCGTGCACGATACGGACCGCCGCCCTGGCGATCCGGCCGCGCTGGTGGCCGGCAGCCAACGCATTCGCGCCGCGCTCGGCTGGCAGCCGCAGCATGACGATCTGGATTTCATCGTGGCCACGGCGCTGGCGTGGGAGCGCAAGCCGCTACCGACTGCCTGA
- a CDS encoding DMT family transporter translates to MSQGFIGRHPYLAMTGLILIWGVGYPIMKIGLQYCPPLLFAGLRAIGGGLVLAMLALRQDGLPKIGSTWRPMAVSGVFNVLLFFGLSTLSVQLLPAGIASVVLYLQPIFVAGLAYAWLGESLTGTKMIGLLLGFLGVAAIMVHGVEGTLSPVGLAYGVGSAAAWALGTVAFKRAAPKSILWFNALPFLLGGFVILGSGVAIGERWADIAWTPMFVLVLAYGAVIGLAVSWTLWLGLVAAGEASRMSGNTFLVPVVSVAISTVFLGEPLTAMLTAGGLAVVAGVYLVNRPAAAG, encoded by the coding sequence ATGTCCCAAGGGTTTATCGGCCGGCACCCCTACCTCGCCATGACTGGCTTGATTCTGATCTGGGGTGTTGGCTACCCGATCATGAAAATCGGTCTTCAATATTGTCCGCCGCTGCTTTTCGCAGGCTTGCGGGCGATTGGCGGCGGACTGGTGCTGGCGATGCTCGCCCTGCGCCAGGACGGGCTACCGAAGATCGGCAGTACCTGGCGACCGATGGCGGTGAGCGGGGTCTTCAACGTGTTGCTGTTTTTCGGGCTGTCGACGCTGTCGGTGCAACTGTTGCCCGCCGGGATCGCTTCGGTGGTGCTGTACCTGCAACCGATTTTCGTTGCCGGTCTGGCCTATGCCTGGCTGGGCGAGAGCCTGACAGGCACCAAGATGATCGGGCTATTGCTCGGCTTTCTGGGGGTCGCGGCCATCATGGTGCACGGTGTCGAAGGCACCCTGTCACCGGTCGGCCTTGCCTATGGTGTGGGCTCGGCCGCGGCCTGGGCGCTGGGTACCGTGGCCTTCAAGCGCGCGGCGCCGAAGTCGATTTTGTGGTTCAACGCCCTGCCCTTCCTGCTCGGGGGATTTGTCATCCTGGGCAGCGGTGTGGCCATTGGTGAGCGCTGGGCGGACATTGCCTGGACACCCATGTTCGTGCTCGTTCTGGCCTACGGGGCCGTGATTGGACTGGCCGTGTCCTGGACGCTATGGTTGGGCCTGGTAGCGGCTGGTGAAGCCTCGCGCATGTCCGGAAATACGTTCCTGGTTCCGGTGGTCTCGGTGGCAATCAGCACCGTGTTCCTGGGCGAACCGCTGACGGCCATGCTGACGGCCGGTGGCTTGGCGGTAGTGGCCGGGGTCTATCTGGTCAACCGGCCCGCAGCGGCTGGCTGA